The following proteins are co-located in the Rhea pennata isolate bPtePen1 chromosome 2, bPtePen1.pri, whole genome shotgun sequence genome:
- the TRIL gene encoding TLR4 interactor with leucine rich repeats, with amino-acid sequence MGTPRRLCLMGLPRVLCCSVPLLLLLLPAAEPICPEPCDCQQHQHLLCTNRGLRSVPKAAEPHDILTYSLGGNFIANISAFDFHRLAALQRLDLQYNRIRSLHPKAFERLGRLEELYLGNNLLPALAPGTLSALAKLRILYVNANEIGRLSAASFSGLGSLVKLRLDGNELGSLGDSTFSGLPNLLYLHLESNRIRWLSRGAFTGLAKLRFLDLSGNQQSSLRHPDIFGPLRSLHTLLLASNSLQQLAGGLFQHLPGLAKLSLSGNRLSHLAPDSFMGLGLLKELRLEGNLLSHLPTALLEPLSSLEVLDLSRNSLTTLHPTTFGHLAHLRELSLRDNALATLPGELFASSPALYRLELEGNAWSCDCRLRGLKRWLGAWHSQGRLLTVFVQCRLPPALTGKYLDYLQDTQLLPPPDGSTCHDGTSLSSVSPLPPAEEQHWLLPAAEGLGGNSSGGPGLPRGPPRAPPSASTARLLGVPEGAAPAVGHAAGSSPTPPMPARPGGSQPAPPSVAWPRRAGKARSPLSAGVPPLVSDPCDFNKLFLCNLSVEAVSSSSVTVRWAVRPHRSPRLLGPVRFRLLFDRFGAAVKFQRFVYLPERGEPAATLRELRPDTPYLVCVEGVLGGRVCPVAPRDHCAGLVTLPEGGAAAAAGRPRGPDQQLLTLVLLAVNALLLFVAVAAWASRLVRKKVLGRQRRKAAPVHVRQLYSTRRPLRSMGTGVSADFSGFQSHRPPRSAACALSEADLIEFPCERFADSGGGARHGDDHLLQRFAD; translated from the coding sequence ATGGGGACGCCGCGCCGGCTCTGCCTGATGGGGCTGCCGCGGGTGCTCTGCTGCTCGGTccccctcctgctcctgctgctgcccgcggcAGAGCCCATCTGCCCCGAGCCATGCGActgccagcagcaccagcacctcctctgcaCCAACCGGGGCCTGCGCTCGGTGCCCAAGGCGGCCGAGCCCCATGACATCCTCACCTACAGCCTCGGGGGCAACTTCATCGCCAACATCTCCGCCTTCGACTTCCACCGCCTGGCTGCGCTCCAGCGCTTGGACCTGCAGTACAACCGGATCCGCTCGCTGCACCCCAAGGCTTTCGAGCGCCTGGGCCGGCTGGAGGAGCTCTACCTGGGCAACAACCTGCTGCCGGCTCTGGCTCCCGGCACCCTCAGCGCCTTGGCCAAGCTGCGCATCCTCTACGTGAATGCCAACGAGATCGGACGCCTCAGCGCTGCCTCCTTCTCCGGCCTCGGCAGCCTGGTCAAGCTGCGCCTGGATGGCAATGAGTTGGGCTCGCTGGGTGACTCTACTTTCTCGGGGCTGCCCAACTTACTTTACCTGCACCTGGAGTCCAACCGCATCCGCTGGCTGAGCCGCGGCGCCTTCACTGGCCTGGCTAAACTGCGCTTTCTCGACCTCTCTGGGAACCAGCAGAGCTCCCTTCGCCACCCGGATATCTTTGGGCCCCTACGCTCCCTCCACAccctgctgctggccagcaacagcctgcagcagctggcGGGAGGCCTCTTCCAGCACCTGCCTGGCCTAGCGAAGCTCTCGCTCAGTGGCAACCGGCTGTCTCACCTGGCTCCGGATTCCTTCATGGGGCTGGGCTTGCTGAAGGAGCTGCGCCTGGAGGGGAACCTGCTGAGCCACCTGCCCACTGCCCTGCTGGAGCCACTGAGCAGCCTGGAGGTGTTGGATTTGAGTCGCAACTCGCTGACCACCCTGCACCCTACCACGTTTGGCCACCTTGCCCACTTGCGGGAGCTCAGCCTACGAGACAACGCGCTGGCCACGCTCCCCGGCGAGCTCTTTGCCTCCAGCCCAGCTCTCTACCGCCTGGAGCTGGAGGGCAATGCCTGGAGCTGCGACTGCCGCCTGCGTGGCCTCAAGCGGTGGCTGGGGGCCTGGCACTCCCAGGGCCGCCTGCTCACCGTCTTCGTGCAGTGCCGCCTGCCGCCCGCCCTGACCGGCAAGTACCTCGACTACCTGCAAGACACCCAACTGCTGCCACCGCCTGATGGCAGCACCTGCCACGATGGcacctctctctcctctgtATCCCCTCTACCGCCAGCAGAGGAACAGCActggctgctgccagctgccgAGGGGCTAGGTGGCAACAGCAGCGGCGGCCCGGGCCTGCCCCGtgggccgccgcgggccccaCCGTCCGCCTCCACGGCGCGCTTGCTTGGGGTGCCTGAGGGGGCGGCGCCGGCAGTGGGGCATGCTGCTGGGTCCAGCCCCACGCCGCCGATGCCTGCTCGCCCGGGGGGCTCCCAGCCAGCGCCGCCCAGCGTGGCgtggccgcggcgggccggcaAGGCCCGCTCGCCACTGTCCGCTGGGGTCCCGCCGCTGGTGTCTGACCCATGCGACTTCAACAAGCTGTTCCTGTGCAACCTGTCGGTGGAGGCGGTGAGCTCCAGCTCGGTGACGGTGCGCTGGGCTGTGCGGCCGCACCGCAGCCCCCGGCTGCTGGGTCCGGTGCGCTTCCGCCTCCTCTTCGACCGCTTCGGCGCCGCCGTCAAGTTCCAGCGCTTTGTCTACCTGCCGGAGCGCGGTGAGCCGGCCGCCACGCTGCGGGAGCTCCGCCCGGACACCCCCTACCTCGTGTGCGTGGAGGGTGTCCTGGGCGGCCGCGTGTGCCCCGTGGCACCGCGGGACCACTGCGCGGGGCTGGTCACCCTGCccgagggcggcgcggcggcggcagcgggcagGCCCCGCGGGCCGGACCAGCAGCTCCTCACCCTGGTGCTGCTGGCGGTCAACGCGCTGCTGCTTTTCGTGGCCGTGGCGGCCTGGGCCTCGCGCCTGGTGCGCAAGAAGGTGctggggcggcagcggcggaaAGCGGCGCCCGTCCACGTCCGGCAGCTCTACTCCACCCGCCGGCCGCTCCGCTCCATGGGCACCGGCGTCTCCGCCGATTTCTCGGGCTTCCAGTCGCACcggccgccccgcagcgccgcctgCGCCCTCAGCGAGGCCGACCTCATCGAGTTCCCCTGCGAGCGCTTCGCGgacagcggcggcggcgcccgccaTGGCGACGACCACCTGCTGCAGCGGTTCGCCGACTAA